The Mytilus galloprovincialis chromosome 2, xbMytGall1.hap1.1, whole genome shotgun sequence genome has a window encoding:
- the LOC143062977 gene encoding insulin-induced gene 2 protein-like isoform X1 produces MEKIFVMASCTVSLRATVLFFVGTFFSVVLNLLQKQRGIPNFPMEFYNSYLTSDWWVHPVVGVAAACIGLLYPFFDQKLGEPLVYKREWSSVMRCVAVFVGINHASARLDFADNFQLSLTLAAMSIGLWWLFDRSGSGFSLGVGIAVLATFMTQLVVYSGIYRYTKADFLFVRSWVPCIFFSGGVTFGNIGRQLAVPEEEEEKVKND; encoded by the exons ATGGAG aaaatatttgtAATGGCTTCCTGTACTGTATCATTGAGAGCAACTGTGTTATTTTTTGTTGGAACATTTTTTTCTGTGGTATTGAATTTACTGCAAAAACAGCGAGGAATACCTAATTTTCCTATGGAATTTTATAATAGTTACCTTACATCAGACTGGTGGGTTCACCCAGTGGTTGGAGTAGCAGCAG CTTGTATAGGATTGTTGTACCCTTTCTTTGACCAGAAATTAGGAGAGCCACTTGTGTATAAAAGAGAATGGTCAAGTGTGATGAGATGTGTAGCAGTGTTTGTAGGAATCAACCATGCTAGTGCT AGATTAGACTTCGCTGACAATTTCCAACTATCATTGACACTTGCAGCAATGTCTATAGGTCTGTGGTGGTTATTTGACAGATCTGGCAGTGGCTTTAGTTTGGGAGTTGGTATTGCTGTCCTGGCTACATTTATGACTCAACTAGTTGTTTATTCTGGAATTTACAG GTATACAAAAGCTGATTTCCTGTTTGTCAGGTCATGGGTTCCATGTATATTTTTCTCTGGCGGTGTTACTTTTGGCAATATTGGAAGGCAGCTTGCAGTG CCTGAAGAAGAAGAGGAAAAAGTAAAGAATGATTGA
- the LOC143062977 gene encoding insulin-induced gene 2 protein-like isoform X2, with protein MASCTVSLRATVLFFVGTFFSVVLNLLQKQRGIPNFPMEFYNSYLTSDWWVHPVVGVAAACIGLLYPFFDQKLGEPLVYKREWSSVMRCVAVFVGINHASARLDFADNFQLSLTLAAMSIGLWWLFDRSGSGFSLGVGIAVLATFMTQLVVYSGIYRYTKADFLFVRSWVPCIFFSGGVTFGNIGRQLAVPEEEEEKVKND; from the exons ATGGCTTCCTGTACTGTATCATTGAGAGCAACTGTGTTATTTTTTGTTGGAACATTTTTTTCTGTGGTATTGAATTTACTGCAAAAACAGCGAGGAATACCTAATTTTCCTATGGAATTTTATAATAGTTACCTTACATCAGACTGGTGGGTTCACCCAGTGGTTGGAGTAGCAGCAG CTTGTATAGGATTGTTGTACCCTTTCTTTGACCAGAAATTAGGAGAGCCACTTGTGTATAAAAGAGAATGGTCAAGTGTGATGAGATGTGTAGCAGTGTTTGTAGGAATCAACCATGCTAGTGCT AGATTAGACTTCGCTGACAATTTCCAACTATCATTGACACTTGCAGCAATGTCTATAGGTCTGTGGTGGTTATTTGACAGATCTGGCAGTGGCTTTAGTTTGGGAGTTGGTATTGCTGTCCTGGCTACATTTATGACTCAACTAGTTGTTTATTCTGGAATTTACAG GTATACAAAAGCTGATTTCCTGTTTGTCAGGTCATGGGTTCCATGTATATTTTTCTCTGGCGGTGTTACTTTTGGCAATATTGGAAGGCAGCTTGCAGTG CCTGAAGAAGAAGAGGAAAAAGTAAAGAATGATTGA